AGTTTATCACAAAATTCGATAAATTGTCAAACAATTTTATATTCCGAACGCTTTTTTTATTTCGTCGATATCGGTAAGTCCTATAAACTTTTCCACGACGATACCGTCCTCGAACAGCACGAGTGTGGGAATACTGCTCACCTGAAAATCCATAGGCAGGATATCGTCTTGATCGACGTCGATTTTTATGACCTTTACGTCGGTGGTTTCGGCTAGCTTTTCCACGATAGGCGCTTGCATACGGCACGGGCCGCACCAGCTCGCCCAAAAGTCCACGAGCGTTTTGCCGCTAGCGGTAATATCGTTAAATTCTTCCACGGTGGGGTTGAGTTTTATCATGATAGTATCTCCTTTATCTATACGGATAGTGTGTGCAAAAACACGGTAAATTTTTCGGGTTATAAGTTGGCAAGCTCGACAGCTGCCGCGAGATATATCTCGTAGTTCTTGAAAAGCTGCGCAACGGGGAAGTTCTCGTCGGCGCGGTGCATATTTATATCCAAATCGATAGGCGTGCAGCCGAACGCCACTGCGTTGGGAAGCTCGCGCGCGTACGTGCCGCCGCCCGACTTGATGGGCGCCGTCATGTCGCCCGTGATCCGCCTATACACGCCGAGAAGCGTTTTGATAAGCGGCGCGTTCTCGTCAATATAAAGGTTCTTGGCGTACGACTTGATATCCGCCGTGCAACCGAGCTTTTTGCAGACCGCACTCGCCACAGCCTCGGCGGTTTGACCGAGCGGCAAGCGGTAATCAACCATAAGGCAAAGCGTGTCGTTCTCTATCCACGCCTGCGACAAGCACATGGTCGTGTCGCCGCTCTTTTCGTCGTCGATATAAATACCGAGCTTTTCGGTGGCGAGCGTCGTGCACATATTTTCGTAAATAGCGGGTAAATACTTAGAGCCGATAACGCCGTTAAGCGCTTCGAGAACGCCCAGAGTTTTCCACAACGCGTTATCCCCTTTTTCGGGCGTGGACGCGTGCTCCGCCGTGCCGTTTGCGGTCAGCCGAACGCCGTCCGCCGCGTTTACTATCTCGAAATCGCCGAAGCCGTTGCCGTCGGACACGATACGCTCGGCGAGCGGAGCGGTCTTGAAGATCTCGGCGGTGGGCGCGCCGCCGCACGCTTTATAAAGCGCGTTGTAGAGCGGGCTGTCCTTTATTATTTTAACGGTCGAACGGTCGGGCACCGCGTTGGCACACGCCGCGCCGTCGATATAGTCGATATTATTCGTGAGCGCTTCGTCCTTGAACGAGAACACAATATGCGTTATGCCCTTTTCGCTGTTGATGATCGGGAACTCCGAGTCGGGCACGAACGACATAGCGGGGACCTCGCCGCCGCTTGATAAGTAGGTGCGTATGCACGAGCTGCCGCGCTCCTCATCCGCGCCGACGATAAGCCGCACGCGTCGTTTGAGCTTTTGCCCGTTCTCTTTGAGCGTTTTGAGCACGTGCAAGCACACGACCGCCGAGCCCTTGTCGTCGCCCACGCCCCTGCCGTACACCTTGCCGTTTTCCTCGACCATCTTGAACGGGTCGGTCGCCCAGCCGTTTCCTGCGGGCACAACGTCAAGATGCGCGAGAATGCCTATGCACTCCTTGCCCTCGCCGACCTCGGCGTAAGCGCACGCGCCGTCTATTATATCGGCTTTAAGCCCGTAGCCCCTAGCCTTTTTCACGAACCAATCGAGCGCGTCGCGGCAGGGCTTACCGTAAGGCGCGCCTTCTTCGGGGGTTGTGTAAACGCTGGGAATAGCCACGATTTCGGCGAGATCGTCGAGTATGTTTTTTGATAACCTTTCGTCCATAACACTTCCTTTTTACTTGCTATTTGCAAACAAAAACATTATAATATTATGGATATTATACCAAGAGCAAAACCGATTGTCAAGGAGAGAATATGGTTCGCACAAGATTTGCACCAAGCCCCACGGGCTACCTACACATAGGCGGTCTGCGCACCGCGCTCTACGCCTATCTTTTCGCCAAAAAGCACGGCGGCAAATTTATTCTTCGCATAGAGGACACCGACCAGACCCGCGAGGTCGAGGGTGCGGTGGATATTATAATTTCGGCGCTCGACAAGGCGGGCATTCACTACGACGAGGGTCCTATCGTCGGCGGCGATTGCGGTCCGTACGTTCAGTCCGAGCGCAAACAGATATACCTCGACTACGCGCAAAAGCTTATTGACAGCGGCGACGCGTACTACTGCTTCTGCACCAAAGAGCGGCTCAACGAGATTCACGAGAAGGGCGCGACCAAGTACGACAAGCACTGTCTTAAACTAAGCAAGAAGGAAGCGCAAGAACGCATAGCGCGCGGCGAGCCGTACGTTATCCGCCAGAACATTCCCGAAAGCGGCTCGTCCACCTATCACGACGAGGTGTTCGGCGACGTGACCGTAGAGTTCAAGGATTTGGAGGACAATATCCTCATCAAGTCCGACGGTATGCCGACCTACAACTTCGCAAACGTTATCGACGATCACCTTATGGGGATCACCCATTGCATACGCGGTGTGGAATACCTAATGTCCACGCCCAAGTACAATCTTTTGTACGACGCGCTCGGCTGGGAACGCCCCGTGTATATTCACCTTCAACCGATAATGCGCGACGAGCGGCACAAGCTTTCTAAGCGCGACGGCGACGCAGGCTTCGAGGACTTTTTGCGCAAAGGCTTCCTTCCCCACGCCATCGTCAATTATATTGCATTGCTCGGCTGGAACCCCAAAAACAACATCGAAAAGATGTCGATGGATGAGCTTATAGACAGCTTCTCGATAGAAGGCCTGCAAAAGTCGTCGTCCATATTTGACGAAACCAAGATGCGCTGGCTCAACTCGCTGTATATTAAGGAACTCTCGGTCGACGAATTCCACGAGGCGGCGCTTCCTTTCTACGAGCAGTACTGCCCCGGCAAGAATATCGACTATAAGTACCTTTCGGAGCTTTTGCAGTCGCGCTGCGAGGTGCTTGCGGACATAAAAGAGCGCGCGGCGTTCCTCGACGCGTTCGACGGGTTCGACCTCGAACTGTTCGTCAATAAAAAGTGGAAAACGACGGTCGACATGGCGAAAGAGCTTATCGACGACTGTATAAAAGCGACCGAGGCGGACGACCTCAACGCCGAGCTCGAAAAGCTAGCGGAGAGCAAGGGCTTGAAGAAAGGTCAGGTGCTGTGGATACACCGCATTGCGCTCACGGGCGCGGCGGCGACCCCTGGCGGCGGCGCGGAAATGGTAAAGCTGTTCGGCAAGACCGAAGCTATCCGCAGGCTCAAAGAAGTAAAAGCGCGGCTTAAATAATCTGTTAAATCAAATTACACTTGACATTATATTTTTCGGGTGGTAAAATTAGCGTATGGCTACAAAGAAACAAAAAGTCGAGAACACCGAAAAGCCGAGAACGAGCGGCACGACCGCGAACAATAGCGTTATGAAGCGCAACATACTGGTTGCGGCAATGACGCTGTTCATGGTACTTTTGGTGATCGCGCTCATAGTCAATCTCGTAAGGCTGGGCGCGGTGAACAGCCGCAAGAAAGCGCTCGAGCAGCAGAACGCTCAGCTCGAACAGATAATCGCGACCAACGCCGACATGATCGAGTATTGCTCGTCGACCGAGTTCGTCGAGGAATATGCACGCGAATGGCTGGACATGACCTACCGCGGCGAAATCGTTATCGGCGGCAGCGAAGAAGAATAATAATCATTATAAACCCGCACGTCAAAGGCGGGTTTACTTCTTTAAAAGGAAATAACAATGCGCGCAGCAATAGACATAGGCTCTAACTCAATTCGATTGGCTCTCCCGAACGGCGAAAGCATATCGACGATCACAAAGCTCGCCGACGGCATACAGGCTACGGGCAGGCTGTCGCCCGCGGGAATTGCGGCAACGCTCGACGCGCTCGATCGTTACGCAAAGTCCTGCCGCGAACACGGTTGCGATGAGGTCATCCCCTTCGCTACCGAAGCGGTGCGGAAAGCTGCCGACGGCGCGGAGTTCATAAAAACGGTAAAAGAAAAAACGGGACTCGAAATAAAGCTGCTCTCGCCCGAGCAGGAAGCGGCGCTCGCGCTGTTCGGCGCGGACAAGCCCGACGGCGCAGTTACGGTTTGCGATCTCGGCGGCGGAAGCTTGGAAGTCATCTCCTCGCCCGACGGCAAGACCCCCGACTATATAAAAAGCCTGCCGCTCGGCGCGGTCGTAATGAAAAACAGATATAGCGGCAACTACCGCAGAGCGATAGACGAAATGCCGAGCCTGGTCGAGGAGTACGGCGCAGTTCCCCGCCGCGCGGTGGTTATGTCGGGTGGTAGCGCGTGCACTATCGCCGCGGGAATACTAAATCTTAGAGTGTACGACAAAAAAGCGGTAACAACTAAGTTCACCGCGCGCGAGCTGGACGACTTTATGCCGATATGTATGAGCGAGCGGCTCTCTACCCTTCGCCCCGTGTGCGAAAAGCGCGCCGATACGCTCGCCTACGGCGCGATCGTGATACAAGCGTTGTTAAATCATTTACACGCTACCGAGTTCTACGTGTCCGACGCAGGCAACCTCGAAGCGGTCATGAAAGGCTTTAAGCTTTAATTTATAAGTAAAATTTCAATAGAAAAGCCCAAGCATTTCTTCGTGCTTGGGCTTATTTTTATTCGGTTTTTTGGTTGTCCGCCGGTTTCTTGGCGGTCGACTTTTTGGCGGTCGTGCCACTCGTCGATTTTTTGGCGGCGGTGCCGGTCGACGGTTTCTTGCCCGCCGTGCTCTTAGCCGTCGGCTTTTTGTTGCCCGTGCTTTTCGGCGCGGGCTTTTTAGCCGTGCCCGTTTTGGTGGCGGGCGCCTTGGGCGTAGTGAGCTTAGGTTCCTCGTTTGCCGCTTCGACTTCCGCTTGCGGCTCGATAACCACTGCCTCGGGCTGTTCGGGCACGTTCGGCTCGACCTGCGCGTCCGTCGGCGTGACGGTCGGCTCGGCGAGCTCGTCTACGGGCGCAGCGGGAGCTTTTTCCTCGCTCGGCTGAACAGTCGCCGCGGTTTCGGTGACCGTTACGGTTTCGGTCGTTGTCACGGTTTCGACCGTAGTCGAAGTTTCCGCTTGCGGTGCGCTTTCCGTCGCAGGTGCCGCAGGCGAAGCGGGCGCGGTTACGGGCTTCGGTCTATTCGCAAAACGCCCCGCGTTAAATATAAGCTCGAACACGAACGCAGCGATGGCGAACGCCATAGAAACGTACACGAGCGCGCCTGCCGCAAATTTGTACTGAATACCGGCATCCGAACCCGATATAAGCGCTTCTTTATCTACCGCGCCGATAATAGCGGGCGCGATAGCGAGCGCGATAAGAAGTATCGAAGAAATGAGCGCAAACGTATCGAACCTGTCGTTCTTTTCGGTTTTATACGCGAGCTTGCGTAATGCGATGAACGCCGTGACAAGCAGGAAAATTACCGACAGTATGCCGAGCGCAAATGTCACTATACCGTTAACCGTGCTTGCGCTTGAATAAATGACATTTGAACTTCCTATCTTCCCTATCTCTAATGTGCTTATAATCGTGCCAAACACGTAGCCGAGCGGCGATTTAAGTCTGACGGCGCTAGTCGACGACTTTGTTTCCGTAATCTCGGTAATTTTAATAAAATGAGTGCATAGCATGAAGAATGCGGGCAATACAAACGCTGCGGTTATAACGCGCTTGGCGATAAACACCGGACTCTTTCCGTCGAGAATCGCACGGGTAAGCCCGAATACAAAGAAGGATACCGCCGCAATAATCGCGAGCACGAGCAACGCACCGGACGGCGCTAAAACGGGTGCAACCGACAGAGCGATCAAACCTATTCCCGCCATAAGCATAATAACTGCCGACATAGCTATAACGCCGAACTTTTTGCGTTTGATCATGCCAACGATTGCAAGTATAAGGAATACAAGCGATACTGCGGCTATGCCGAGCTGTAAACCTACCGCAACGAGCGATGCTATAAGCGTGACTATTGCTTCATCACGCTCGACGATAAGCTCGTCGGTATGATTTTTCTCGAAGTTCTTAATGTCGGTGTAATAGTCCGCCGCACCTACGGCAGTATATACAAATTCCCAACCAAGAAGATTTATATCGGACATATATTTAGCCGTAATCTCGTAAAGCTTGTCTAACGCTTGTTGTACGGTAGCGGTGTTCTCATGGATCTCATACCACTTCTTAAATTCCTTCTCGGTGGCGGTTGCCGCAGCGTTCATTTCCTTTTCGAAATCGTCGATAGTCTTTTGAGCGTCTTTATCTTTCATATCGAAAGATACGTATTTGAGCGCGCCTAAGATTTGCCACGGGCTTTGCGATATTTCCATCATTTCGCAATCGACGTCCTCGTAGCTCGAACTCGAAATCAAATCGTTAAGGTCAGGCGCAGGCATTGCAATCTTAACCGGACATAATAACGATATAAGAATCATCGCGACCGCGAGCGCGATAATAAACGCATTTACTATATAGTGCGAGTGCTTGTCGAACTTAGCGCGCACATTAGCTTTCGCCGCACCGCTCTTTTTCGCGGAAGATACGCCTTTACCGCTCGAAAGATTGCGTCCACAGGACAAGCAGAACGCGCTGTCTTTTTCGAGGACCGCGCCGCAGTCGGGACATCTTTCGTATGCCGAGAAATCGGTTATAGGCTCGCCACGGTAGGGCTCGGTGCCGACCTTGGTTCCGCACTTGGAGCAAAAGTCCTCGCCGCCCTCTATCTCCGCGCCGCAAATAGCGCAGAAAATCTTTTGGGGCGGGGGCGTTGTGCTATGTCCGCACTTGGAGCAAAATTTCCCGCCCTCTTTTATCTCCGCACCGCATACGGCGCAGTATTCTTTCAGAGGGGAGGGCGCGTTTTTGTCGTGTCCGCACTTAACGCAAAAGCGCATACCTTTAACAATAGGCGCGCCGCACACAGAGCAAAGCTCGGGCTTATCTTCGGTAAGACCTTGCCCGCACTTGCCGCAAAACAACGCGTCGTCGCTATTTTCGTGTCCGCAATTGTTGCACTTCTTCATCACTGTCTCCAACTATTGTAGTAGTTTATATAGTATAAAACATACGCGGTGGTTTGTCAAGATATTTGGGAAAAATAGAGAAAAGGGATTAGGGATCGACCCCTATGGGGTAATTAAGAAAGTAAAAGCCGAACGCGCTTTACTAACCTCCCCCTTTGGGGAGGGGGACCGCTCGCGGTGGTGGGGGCATAATGGGATTGTTCGTTATTGTAGTTTACTGCAATTACCAACGTTTTCGCTATGCCCCTCCCCTACCCCTCCCCCAAAGGGGAGGGTGGCTTTTTCGGGTAGTCGAGCTATATCACCTTTAATTCCTAATTTCTAATTCCTAATTCCCCATCACCCCGCCATAATCGCAAGCGTGTCGCGCATAATCTCGAAATCGCGGTCGGACGATTTCTCGAACTCGGTAACTACGCGGTCGTAGATTTCCTGCTCTTTTTGCGGTAAGCCCTGCTCCTTGGCGAGCGCGGCGAGCTCTTTCGCCTTTTCTATCGCCTGCTGACGCGTTTGCGTTCTGTCAAACGCCGCCACAAGCTCGATAATATCCATGCACTTTCGGTCGGGATTGTCGGCAGTGTTGTAGCGTTTATCGACGTCGGTTATCTCGCCGTACGGCAGGTCGTACACGAGCGCCGCTTCTATCTTGCACTCGCGGAGCGCACGGATAACGCGCGTCGCCTTGATAAGGGACAGTCCGCCGCACACGCGCACGGGCAAGCTTCCCGTAACGAGCGCGAGCGTCTCGCGGATAGGCTTGTCGATCGCGCACGCGACTATCGCCAACTCGTGCGGGCGCTGAACTCCTTTGTTTTCGGTTATGACCACCGAGTAGGTCGGACGAGCGCCGCCGGCAACGAGTATTCCGTCCGCGCCTGCTTCCTTCCACCGCGTGTCCTTACTTTCGGGATAGACCAAAAGCTCTACGTACGGCTTTTCGAAAGCGGTATCGACCACGTTCGGGTCGTATAGGTCCTTGTACAAGTCCTTGAACTCGTTAGGCTTAATCGGCTTAGGTCCGGGCTTATACTCGGCTTTCTTTTTTCCGTACGGTTTGGGCTTGCTGTGGCGGAAGAACGGTCCGTCGTCATCGTCTTCATCATCGTCGTCATCGTCGCCATCCAACCAGCTCGCGTAGTATTCGCTCGGCGCTTGAATTAGCGTGAGCGGTCCGTGGCTGTCGTTGGGCGTCATGCCGTTTGCCGTGTACTCCGGCGTAGAGTAGTACAGTTCGTAGTTGCCGTGTATGGGCATTTCGCGGTCGACGCAAATATAACTTTCGCCGTAGCTCATGCGGTGCATTAGCTCGTCCGTCGTAACGACGTTGACCGCCTCGGACGAGTACCTTCCGTGCAAGTACGCGCTCGCGCTCGGCACTGTCGTCTGTCCCATGTTGTCTATAAATGCCTTGGCGGTATTGGTGTCGTTAGTGCCGAGGAACACGCGCACGGCGCAGTTTTCGAGCATGGATACGTAGTCGTCGGGATAGCGCGCTTGGATCTGGCTGAGCGACTGCACCGACAGCATCATGAACAAATTCGATCCCCTGCCGGTTTCGAGTATTGTGGGATAGATCTTATGCGGTTGGAGCGACGGGAACTCGTCGCACGCGAACACGACGGGCACGTCGAAGGGCTTGGAAGTCTTGTGGCTGAACGCCAAAAGCGTTTGCAGGCTGTCCGCCAAAACGTTGTTCACCCACTCGCGCACATTAACGTCGCTTAGGTCGTAAATGACGAACAGCACCTTGGGCGTGGTAGCCATGCTCTCGAAGTCGAACGTGTCGTTGCTCGACATTTGGTTGATCTTGGGCTCGACGAACGGGCGAAGAAAATTTTCTACGAATTGAAGGTAGTTCGCGCGAGTATTGTTGGCGTTGTTGATGACCGCCTTGGAGTTCTGGTATGCGAGCGAGCGGTGTTCGCGCTTACTCAAAAACCCGTGATCTTCCATAGACCGTTCCCACGAGAATGAATTGAAGATTTTGAGCACTGTCGCAAAATTGACCTGCTCGGGGTATGTGCGCACGCGACGGGTCGACGCTTCCTGTTCGGGCGTGAGCGTGAGATCCTCTATCAGCCCCATGATTATGGCGAAAATAAAGTTGCGCGCCGTTTCTTCCCAGGTCGGATCCTTGACCGATTTAATGACAAATGTCACTTCCAAAAACTTGGTTATCTCGGTAATTATATTGTCGCGCACCTGTCGCTTGATATGATCGGGCGCGTTCTCGACCATGAGCCATTTCCGCGCGAGCTTGATAAGCGGATTGATCTTTACGTGCGAGAACTGCGGTTGCATATAGTTGGCGATTATAACGTTGTCCTTGCCGTAACGCTTTACTGCGTACTCGTACGTGCGCTCGGTCACTTCGCCCTTGGGATCAGTGAATATGTACGAGGTCTTTCCGTCCATATTGAGCGCCTCGTTGAGTATACAGCCCTGCGTTTTGCCCGCGCCCGACATTGCCACCACTAGCTCGTGCTTGCGCTGTTTCATCTTGGTGATCATGAGCTCGCCCTGCGTGTTACGGAACGACATGAGCGTGCAACCGCGCGCGTCCTCGGGCGGCGTGTCGCCGTAGCGGTATGTGCAGTAAAGCTCGCTCGCCGCCGCCTGCGCCACAGACCTGAGCTCGGTATGCTCCTTGTTGGGCTCGTTGCGGGCTATCTCGCAAAAGATATCCCACTCCTTGCCCGAAAGAGTTTTCTTTTCGTTATCCATGGTACACCTCCCATAGGCCCTTGGTAGAAGGCGCATCTTTGAGCCCGTAACGCTTGGCGAGCGCCTTATTAAGATCGGGATACATTTCGAACGCGGGATTGGCTTTAAGGTAAGCGAACCGCTCGCCCGCGGTATTCTTTTCCAGATACATGAGCGCAACGCACGCGTCGATACCGTCCGCGTCGGCGGCGGCGCGCTGCAAAAGCTGCGTGACCGTGCGCCCCGCTTCGCGGTTGCAATAGAACAGCGCGAGCGCGTACACCACGCCGAGTTTGAGCCTGTCGTAGTTTTCGGCAAGTACCATAAGTCGGTTTGTGGCGAACGCAGTGTCGAACTCGGATGCCGCCTTAATAACGCCGCTCTTTATTTCGAGCGCGCGTTGCTCGTCAGGCAACCGCCCGAACGCGTTCTTATTGCCGCAGAACGCACGGATATAATTACGGTATATCTCTATCGACGCCGCGCTCGACAGCGCGCACAGCGTTTCGTCGGACAAAAGCCCGAGCATTGCCGCGTCCGTCTTTTTGAGCAGGAATATAGGCGCAAGCGCGACGAAAACCTTGCTGGGCGCGTCGCCCGTAAGCTCCGATATAAACAGCGTGTAGTATAACGCCCTTTCTTTTATGTATTGCATGATCTTATTTTACCTCCTTTTTTGAAAGTACAATCGCGCGGCAGACGGGTAACAGTTCGCGAGGCGGCGACGGGAGTACCCACCTACATGACCAAGCCGCCGAACCAAACGTAGCCCGTATCCCGCGATGAATGTACTTTCAATTACCTCGCTTTGCTTTATTTGTCGTCTGTATAACGGTATCTATTAAACCGTACTCGCGCGCCTCGTCGGCGGTCATGAAGTAATCGCGGTCGGTATCGGCGGCAATCGTTTCGACGGGCTTGCCCGTGTTCTCGGCAAGGATATGATTAAGCTTTTGCTTAATGCGGTGCAGGTGCTTCCATTGTATTTCTATGTCGGACGCCTGACCTTCCATACCGCACAACGGTTGGTGGATCATAATATCGGCGTTGGGGTACGCCATGCGCTCGCCGTAAGTTCCCGCCGAGAGCAAAAACGCGCCCATCGACGCGGCAAGCCCGACGGCGATAGTACGAACCTTTGCGCGCACGGAATTGATAGTGTCGTAAATCTTGAAACCCGCCGACACGCTGCCGCCAGGGCTGTCGATCATGAGAATGA
The window above is part of the Clostridiales bacterium genome. Proteins encoded here:
- the trxA gene encoding thioredoxin, which encodes MIKLNPTVEEFNDITASGKTLVDFWASWCGPCRMQAPIVEKLAETTDVKVIKIDVDQDDILPMDFQVSSIPTLVLFEDGIVVEKFIGLTDIDEIKKAFGI
- a CDS encoding M20 family metallopeptidase; translated protein: MDERLSKNILDDLAEIVAIPSVYTTPEEGAPYGKPCRDALDWFVKKARGYGLKADIIDGACAYAEVGEGKECIGILAHLDVVPAGNGWATDPFKMVEENGKVYGRGVGDDKGSAVVCLHVLKTLKENGQKLKRRVRLIVGADEERGSSCIRTYLSSGGEVPAMSFVPDSEFPIINSEKGITHIVFSFKDEALTNNIDYIDGAACANAVPDRSTVKIIKDSPLYNALYKACGGAPTAEIFKTAPLAERIVSDGNGFGDFEIVNAADGVRLTANGTAEHASTPEKGDNALWKTLGVLEALNGVIGSKYLPAIYENMCTTLATEKLGIYIDDEKSGDTTMCLSQAWIENDTLCLMVDYRLPLGQTAEAVASAVCKKLGCTADIKSYAKNLYIDENAPLIKTLLGVYRRITGDMTAPIKSGGGTYARELPNAVAFGCTPIDLDINMHRADENFPVAQLFKNYEIYLAAAVELANL
- a CDS encoding glutamate--tRNA ligase — translated: MVRTRFAPSPTGYLHIGGLRTALYAYLFAKKHGGKFILRIEDTDQTREVEGAVDIIISALDKAGIHYDEGPIVGGDCGPYVQSERKQIYLDYAQKLIDSGDAYYCFCTKERLNEIHEKGATKYDKHCLKLSKKEAQERIARGEPYVIRQNIPESGSSTYHDEVFGDVTVEFKDLEDNILIKSDGMPTYNFANVIDDHLMGITHCIRGVEYLMSTPKYNLLYDALGWERPVYIHLQPIMRDERHKLSKRDGDAGFEDFLRKGFLPHAIVNYIALLGWNPKNNIEKMSMDELIDSFSIEGLQKSSSIFDETKMRWLNSLYIKELSVDEFHEAALPFYEQYCPGKNIDYKYLSELLQSRCEVLADIKERAAFLDAFDGFDLELFVNKKWKTTVDMAKELIDDCIKATEADDLNAELEKLAESKGLKKGQVLWIHRIALTGAAATPGGGAEMVKLFGKTEAIRRLKEVKARLK
- a CDS encoding zinc-ribbon domain-containing protein, with protein sequence MKKCNNCGHENSDDALFCGKCGQGLTEDKPELCSVCGAPIVKGMRFCVKCGHDKNAPSPLKEYCAVCGAEIKEGGKFCSKCGHSTTPPPQKIFCAICGAEIEGGEDFCSKCGTKVGTEPYRGEPITDFSAYERCPDCGAVLEKDSAFCLSCGRNLSSGKGVSSAKKSGAAKANVRAKFDKHSHYIVNAFIIALAVAMILISLLCPVKIAMPAPDLNDLISSSSYEDVDCEMMEISQSPWQILGALKYVSFDMKDKDAQKTIDDFEKEMNAAATATEKEFKKWYEIHENTATVQQALDKLYEITAKYMSDINLLGWEFVYTAVGAADYYTDIKNFEKNHTDELIVERDEAIVTLIASLVAVGLQLGIAAVSLVFLILAIVGMIKRKKFGVIAMSAVIMLMAGIGLIALSVAPVLAPSGALLVLAIIAAVSFFVFGLTRAILDGKSPVFIAKRVITAAFVLPAFFMLCTHFIKITEITETKSSTSAVRLKSPLGYVFGTIISTLEIGKIGSSNVIYSSASTVNGIVTFALGILSVIFLLVTAFIALRKLAYKTEKNDRFDTFALISSILLIALAIAPAIIGAVDKEALISGSDAGIQYKFAAGALVYVSMAFAIAAFVFELIFNAGRFANRPKPVTAPASPAAPATESAPQAETSTTVETVTTTETVTVTETAATVQPSEEKAPAAPVDELAEPTVTPTDAQVEPNVPEQPEAVVIEPQAEVEAANEEPKLTTPKAPATKTGTAKKPAPKSTGNKKPTAKSTAGKKPSTGTAAKKSTSGTTAKKSTAKKPADNQKTE
- a CDS encoding type IV secretory system conjugative DNA transfer family protein, with the protein product MDNEKKTLSGKEWDIFCEIARNEPNKEHTELRSVAQAAASELYCTYRYGDTPPEDARGCTLMSFRNTQGELMITKMKQRKHELVVAMSGAGKTQGCILNEALNMDGKTSYIFTDPKGEVTERTYEYAVKRYGKDNVIIANYMQPQFSHVKINPLIKLARKWLMVENAPDHIKRQVRDNIITEITKFLEVTFVIKSVKDPTWEETARNFIFAIIMGLIEDLTLTPEQEASTRRVRTYPEQVNFATVLKIFNSFSWERSMEDHGFLSKREHRSLAYQNSKAVINNANNTRANYLQFVENFLRPFVEPKINQMSSNDTFDFESMATTPKVLFVIYDLSDVNVREWVNNVLADSLQTLLAFSHKTSKPFDVPVVFACDEFPSLQPHKIYPTILETGRGSNLFMMLSVQSLSQIQARYPDDYVSMLENCAVRVFLGTNDTNTAKAFIDNMGQTTVPSASAYLHGRYSSEAVNVVTTDELMHRMSYGESYICVDREMPIHGNYELYYSTPEYTANGMTPNDSHGPLTLIQAPSEYYASWLDGDDDDDDEDDDDGPFFRHSKPKPYGKKKAEYKPGPKPIKPNEFKDLYKDLYDPNVVDTAFEKPYVELLVYPESKDTRWKEAGADGILVAGGARPTYSVVITENKGVQRPHELAIVACAIDKPIRETLALVTGSLPVRVCGGLSLIKATRVIRALRECKIEAALVYDLPYGEITDVDKRYNTADNPDRKCMDIIELVAAFDRTQTRQQAIEKAKELAALAKEQGLPQKEQEIYDRVVTEFEKSSDRDFEIMRDTLAIMAG
- a CDS encoding ATP-dependent Clp protease proteolytic subunit, which produces MEKEYTPLYPLTQGIVNITGEITSEKAESIVNQMLYLDKTGHDPIILMIDSPGGSVSAGFKIYDTINSVRAKVRTIAVGLAASMGAFLLSAGTYGERMAYPNADIMIHQPLCGMEGQASDIEIQWKHLHRIKQKLNHILAENTGKPVETIAADTDRDYFMTADEAREYGLIDTVIQTTNKAKRGN